A section of the Bacillus sp. HSf4 genome encodes:
- a CDS encoding Rap family tetratricopeptide repeat protein: MSTESVIPYDLVATKMNYWYNCIKNNRRTAAEKAKAEVKQEIKIMEENQDVLVYFSLLEFRHQLMLEEFYPNTREKIMLQYEKLKETRGSQDLNGMLEYYYHFFMGMYYFRQKELIFSLNCYRKAELEIESIDCEEAERAEFYFKMAEVYYHMKQTYFSMNYAKRAYAIYRNQPAYGNKRVHCQLVITGNWLDNMQTAKALKHANQALEDAEKFGESYLIRKALFNIGLCYTHLEELDKASDFYLKALHITEPKNPTFEAKTLCVLAFVKAKSNDLKSSRVFYKKSLEIAKKNNIRDTFETLKIIKGVYLKDDLEIVRDAFKFFEEKKMYPDMEWYGIAIGDSLSQRGEILAANEFYRKAIEARKQIQRGEILDES; this comes from the coding sequence ATGTCTACTGAAAGTGTGATTCCGTATGATCTAGTGGCAACGAAGATGAACTATTGGTATAACTGTATAAAGAATAATAGGAGAACTGCGGCTGAGAAGGCGAAAGCTGAAGTTAAGCAAGAAATAAAAATAATGGAAGAAAATCAAGATGTTCTTGTTTATTTTTCGTTATTAGAGTTCCGTCATCAGCTTATGTTGGAAGAGTTTTATCCAAATACTCGCGAAAAAATTATGCTGCAATACGAAAAGTTGAAGGAAACACGGGGGAGTCAAGACCTCAATGGAATGCTTGAATATTATTATCATTTTTTTATGGGGATGTACTACTTCAGACAAAAAGAGCTTATATTCTCATTGAATTGTTACAGAAAGGCAGAACTAGAAATAGAATCGATTGATTGTGAGGAAGCAGAGAGAGCTGAATTTTATTTTAAAATGGCTGAAGTTTATTATCACATGAAACAAACATACTTCTCGATGAATTATGCTAAACGTGCTTATGCCATATATCGAAATCAACCCGCCTATGGCAACAAACGTGTACATTGCCAGCTTGTTATCACAGGTAATTGGCTTGACAACATGCAAACTGCAAAGGCATTGAAACATGCAAATCAAGCGTTAGAAGATGCTGAGAAATTTGGCGAAAGTTATTTGATAAGAAAAGCACTTTTTAACATCGGCCTATGTTATACTCATCTTGAAGAACTTGACAAAGCATCCGATTTTTATTTAAAAGCACTTCATATAACTGAACCAAAAAACCCTACTTTTGAAGCAAAGACATTATGTGTTTTAGCATTTGTGAAAGCAAAGTCAAACGATTTAAAATCGTCAAGAGTTTTTTATAAAAAATCATTGGAAATCGCCAAGAAAAACAACATAAGGGACACTTTTGAAACACTGAAGATAATTAAGGGAGTATATCTAAAAGATGATTTGGAAATTGTAAGGGATGCTTTTAAGTTCTTCGAGGAAAAAAAGATGTATCCCGATATGGAGTGGTATGGAATTGCTATTGGTGACTCGTTGAGCCAAAGAGGAGAAATCTTGGCTGCTAATGAATTTTATCGCAAGGCAATTGAAGCACGAAAACAAATTCAAAGGGGAGAGATTCTAGATGAAAGCTAA
- a CDS encoding DUF1643 domain-containing protein: MPVYKYNPNFVKEVVECKTERLTASIEARYCLSIKLNNSLDSSYVFIMLNPSKADKKISDLTIGKLCKFSHSLNEVGAIHVVNLYPFYETDSKLLSSLISYLQNENSDLFRQATENNLQIIRSLAKGAKKVILAWGEYPKKFNKQAYRKQCEDCIALLQEIEQDQIYAIKTQHENLLTLTRFPRHPSKNRLVNLELYPLST; this comes from the coding sequence TTGCCTGTTTATAAATATAATCCTAATTTTGTGAAAGAAGTCGTAGAATGCAAAACAGAAAGGTTAACAGCTTCAATTGAAGCTAGGTACTGCTTATCAATCAAATTAAATAACAGTTTAGACTCATCCTATGTTTTTATCATGTTAAACCCAAGTAAGGCAGACAAGAAAATCTCTGACTTGACTATAGGAAAGCTGTGCAAGTTTAGTCACTCATTGAATGAAGTGGGTGCTATACATGTCGTTAACCTTTATCCTTTTTATGAAACAGATTCTAAACTGTTATCATCTTTGATTAGCTATTTACAAAATGAGAATAGTGATTTATTTAGGCAAGCAACGGAAAACAATCTCCAGATTATAAGATCGCTAGCTAAAGGTGCCAAAAAAGTCATATTAGCTTGGGGTGAATACCCAAAAAAATTCAATAAACAAGCATATAGGAAACAATGCGAGGATTGCATTGCTCTTCTTCAAGAAATAGAACAAGATCAGATTTATGCCATTAAAACTCAGCATGAAAATCTTTTAACATTAACCCGCTTCCCACGACATCCATCTAAAAATAGGCTTGTAAATCTTGAGTTATACCCTTTATCCACTTAA
- a CDS encoding methyltransferase domain-containing protein: MNSFWNTRFQDEKYVYGTEPNAFLADSQKKLQLTGDALAIAEGEGRNAVFLAEQGMNVTSWDYAESGLRKTEKLAESRNVAVHTELVDLNEATWIKDQWDEIVCIFGHFPKELRHQTLLGVKEAVKPGGFFVTEVYSTHQIPYKSGGPQDLELLYSPEEFLQIFSDWRIVHFFMGEVVRHEGEFHHGLSHVIQFIGQKRG, translated from the coding sequence ATGAATTCTTTTTGGAATACCCGTTTTCAAGATGAGAAATATGTGTATGGAACTGAACCGAATGCGTTTTTAGCCGACTCGCAGAAGAAACTTCAATTAACGGGAGACGCATTGGCGATTGCGGAAGGGGAAGGGCGCAATGCCGTTTTTTTGGCCGAACAAGGAATGAATGTCACTTCATGGGATTATGCGGAATCCGGATTGAGAAAAACTGAAAAGCTTGCCGAATCCCGAAACGTAGCAGTTCATACTGAGCTTGTTGACTTAAATGAAGCGACATGGATAAAAGATCAGTGGGACGAGATCGTATGTATTTTCGGGCATTTTCCAAAAGAATTACGACATCAAACACTTTTAGGAGTGAAAGAAGCGGTGAAACCGGGCGGGTTTTTTGTTACAGAGGTTTATTCCACTCACCAAATTCCGTATAAAAGCGGAGGACCGCAGGATTTGGAACTTTTATATTCTCCGGAAGAATTTTTACAAATTTTCTCTGATTGGCGTATTGTTCACTTTTTCATGGGGGAAGTGGTTCGTCATGAAGGGGAATTCCATCATGGCTTGTCTCATGTTATTCAATTTATCGGACAAAAAAGAGGGTAG